A portion of the Thunnus albacares chromosome 5, fThuAlb1.1, whole genome shotgun sequence genome contains these proteins:
- the LOC122982259 gene encoding uncharacterized protein LOC122982259, producing the protein MQKSNMSRVETPFQVLHQDSASGPDHVSQAETAEQNQHTPGRVLQALRRALLDSKTVNQQLAAENSALKEQMACREIDWEQKYQELLDEKAILVKTANKNHQQFDDHCRKMDMKLRGKEEEVHSLKKDLHHHKAEIRRVIKYWQQEYEKMTAFWKSENDKISKVCQEEKAELECSSNKTVTELKATWESKWSQQEKVLAEQKTVQEDLERKLSQVTHEKQDLISVKMD; encoded by the exons ATGCAGAAAAGCAACATGTCAAGAGTTGAG acacCTTTCCAAGTGCTGCACCAAGACTCTGCCAGTGGTCCAGACCATGTCAGCCAAGCTGAAACGGCGGAGCAGAACCAGCACACTCCCGGTAGAGTCCTGCAGGCCCTGCGGCGAGCCCTGTTGGACTCCAAAACAGTAAACCAGCAGTTGGCCGCAGAAAATTCTGCTCTGAAGGAGCAGATGGCCTGCAGAGAGATCGACTGGGAGCAGAAGTATCAGGAACTGCTGGATGAAAAAGCCATTTTGGTGAAGACGGCAAACAAAAATCACCAGCAGTTTGATGATCATTGCAGGAAGATGGACATGAAactgagaggaaaggaggaggaagtccACTCCCTTAAGAAAGATCTGCATCACCATAAAGCAGAGATCAGGAGGGTCATCAAGTATTGGCAGCAAGAATATGAAAAGATGACGGCCTTCTGGAAGAGCGAAAATGATAAGATATCAAAAGTCTGCCAGGAGGAAAAGGCAGAGCTGGAATGCTCATCCAACAAGACTGTCACTGAGTTGAAGGCAACATGGGAAAGCAAGTGGTCTCAACAGGAGAAGGTCCTCGCCGAACAAAAAACTGTGCAGGAGGACTTAGAGAGGAAGTTGAGCCAAGTCACCCATGAAAAGCAAGACCTGATCTCCGTA AAGATGGATTGA